GCGACGACGTGACGATCGCCATGGTCTGCCCGAGTGGATTGCGCAGTTCGACGGTCACGGTGTCGCCGGTCTCGCGCCAGTCGAAGTTGCCATAGGCGTTCTGCTGATGACCGTACCCGTCCTCGTATTGCACCGCGAAGCGCCCGCGATATTCATGCGCGGTCTGCGCGGTGACGGCCGTCGCCGCGTTGGACGTGGACGGACCTTGCGGCTTCACACTCGCACAACCGGCGAGCGCGAGAACCGCGGCGCTAGCGAAAGCGGGAAGGACGAGCGCCGCGCGACGCGACGCTCGTGTGCTACGCAGGTGACGGAAAAGCCCGATGAACAGTTCGTGAAGAGGCGCGAAAAAAAGCATTAGAGGTCGTTCACCTGAAAGCGTTTGAGCGTCTTGAGAAGGGTGTCGTTATCGGGCTCTAGCTTGCGCGCTTCGCGCCATGCGGCCTTGGCCTGTTCCTGATCGCCGTTCTTCCACAGCACTTCGCCGAGGTGCGCGCCGATTTCCGCGTTCGGCTGCAGATCGTAAGCCTTGCGCAGAATCTTGATCGCATCCGAGTTGTCGCCGAGGCGATACTTGACCCAGCCGACGCTATCCATGATGAACGCGTCGTTCGGCGCGAGCGCCGAGGCTTTCTCGACGAGCTTGTCCGCTTCCTGCAGACGCTGGTTGCGATCCGCGAGCGAATAGCCGAGCGCGTTGTACGCCTGCGCATTGTCGGGCTGCGTGCGCATGAGCTTGCGCAACTGCGCTTCCATTACGTCGTAGTGGCCGGTCTTTTCGGCGGCCATTGCGTAGTCGTACGTGAGATCGGGGTCGTCGGGGAAATCGGCCGTTGCCTGCTGCAGCCGCGCTTCGGCTTCCTGATAGCGCTTTGCGTCGAACAGGATCGCCGCGTCCGTGCGTGCGATCAACGCCTGATCGCGCGGGTCCAACGCATGGATATTCGCGAGCAGCTTGCGCGCTTCATCGGGCTTGCCCTGCTTCTCGAGCAGTTGCGCACGCGTGATCTGCGCGGGGATGTATTGCTGGCTCGTCTGCGGAATCTTGTCGAGATAAGTAGCTGCGCCCGCCTCGTCCTTCTGTTCGAGAGCGATCTGCGCGAGGTAGATGTAGGCCTGCCCCGAATCCGCACCCTGGGTCTTGTCGGCCTGCTGCACATACTGCGTCAGGTAGGTTTTCGCCTCGGGGTAGTTCTTTTGCTGGATCTTGATCAGCGCGAGCGCCATCAGCGGCGTGAGATCGTTCGCGTCGTTCTTGTGCATGAACTCGAACTGCTTTTGCGCATCGTCGAGGCGGTCGCTCGCGAGGTACATCTGCGCGAGCGCGAGACGCGCATCGTGCGACTTCGGATTCTGCTGCACGTATTTTTCGAGCGACGCAATGCCTTCGGCACGCTCCTCGGGACCCATCTGCGCAAGCGTCAGCGCGGCGGGCAGATAGTCGGGCTTCAGCGCGAGCGCCTGTTCGAGCGATTTGCGCGCGCCCGGCGCATCGTCGGCGAGCAGCTGCTGGCGTGCAATAGCCAGTTGCGCTTCGGGCCGATTCATGTCGTTCTTCAGCAGATCCTGCAGCACATGCAGGCCGCCGACGCGGTTCGGACCGCGCGAAATCAGCAACTGCAGCGAGAGAATGCCGGCGCCGCGATTCTCCGGCTTGATCTTCGCGAGTTCGTTCGCGAGTAGCGGTGAGGCTTCATCGGGCTTGCCCGACAGCACGAGCAGCGAAGCGTCGAGCTGGGCCGCGCGCTCGGAGCCCGGCGCGTACTGTTGCCACAACTGCGCGGCCGCGAGCGCATCGGTCGGGCTCTGCGCCGCGAGGGCAATCTCGGTCGCGCGCTGCGCCATGCGCGGGTCGTGCGTGTCGCGCGCGAGCGCGAGGTAGGTCTGATAAGCGGGGGCCGGCTGATTCCGCTGCAACGCGACTTCCGCCGCGAGCACCTGGAATACGATCTGGCTCGAGAGCGGTACGTCCGGAAGATTTTTTTGCTCGTCGGCATCCGGTCCGAACGCATCCTGCACCGAAACCGAATTGTCATCTGTATCGGGTGACGGGTCCTGCGCATGTGCGGGCAACGCGGCGAGCGTCCATGCGGCCAGCGCCGCAGCGGCCATCAGCCGGCGCGCGAAGCCGCCGCGCGGCACCGGGTTCGCCTCGCCGTAGGGCTCGCGGCCGGCCTCGGCCGGACGCTTCAGAAAGAGCTTTACGAAGGACAGGTTCATGGAAATCCGTTCAATGTTTCGGTCGATTGTAACGCGCTCGCTACAATACGCGCATAACCAACAGCGCAAGTTGCAGACCCGTTAGACATGCCAGAGCTTCCAGAAGTCGAAGTCACCCGCCGTGGGATCGAGCCTTATGTGGCCGGGCGCCGCGTCGAACGGGTGGAGGTGCGCACAGCAGCGCTGCGCTGGCCGATTCCGGCTGATCTGCCGCGCATGCTGCGCGGCCGGCTCGTGAAGCATGTCGAGCGACGCGGCAAGTATCTGCTGTTCGAGATCGACGAGGGCTGGTTCATCGTTCACCTCGGCATGACGGGCACGCTGCGCGTGTTGCGCAACGTGCCGCATCCGCCGGCGGCTGCGAAGCACGACCATGTCGACTGGGTGTTCGACGACTTCATCTTGCGCTTTCGCGACCCGCGCCGTTTCGGCGCCGTGCTCTGGCATCCGCGGTCGGACGGCGACGTGCTCGAACACCCGCTGCTCGCCGGCCTCGGCATCGAGCCGTTTGCGCCGGCCTTCACGGGCGCGCTCATGCATCGTAAGACGCGTGGAAGGACCGTATCGGTGAAGCAGGCGCTGCTCGCCGGCGAGATCGTGGTCGGCGTGGGCAACATTTACGCTTCCGAAAGCTTGTTTCGAGCAGGCATCCGGCCGACCACGCCCGCGGGCCGCGTGTCGCTCGTGCGTTACGAACTGCTTGCAGATGCGGTGCGCGTGACGCTTGCCGCCGCGATCGAAAAAGGCGGCAGCACGTTGCGCGACTTCGTCGGCAGCGACGGTGAGAGCGGCTACTTCCAACTCGATTATTTCGTCTATGATCGCGCGGGGCTGCCGTGCCGGGTATGTGAAACGCCGATCAGACAGATCGTGCAGGGGCAGCGTTCCACTTACTATTGTCCGACCTGTCAGCGCTGAATTGTCCAGTGACCGAATGACCCAACGAACCACTGACCCAGTGACCCCATGTCCGTAGCGC
The nucleotide sequence above comes from Paraburkholderia sp. SOS3. Encoded proteins:
- the mutM gene encoding bifunctional DNA-formamidopyrimidine glycosylase/DNA-(apurinic or apyrimidinic site) lyase — protein: MPELPEVEVTRRGIEPYVAGRRVERVEVRTAALRWPIPADLPRMLRGRLVKHVERRGKYLLFEIDEGWFIVHLGMTGTLRVLRNVPHPPAAAKHDHVDWVFDDFILRFRDPRRFGAVLWHPRSDGDVLEHPLLAGLGIEPFAPAFTGALMHRKTRGRTVSVKQALLAGEIVVGVGNIYASESLFRAGIRPTTPAGRVSLVRYELLADAVRVTLAAAIEKGGSTLRDFVGSDGESGYFQLDYFVYDRAGLPCRVCETPIRQIVQGQRSTYYCPTCQR
- the lolB gene encoding lipoprotein insertase outer membrane protein LolB; translation: MLFFAPLHELFIGLFRHLRSTRASRRAALVLPAFASAAVLALAGCASVKPQGPSTSNAATAVTAQTAHEYRGRFAVQYEDGYGHQQNAYGNFDWRETGDTVTVELRNPLGQTMAIVTSSPSSATLELPNRQPLTADNVSTLMQNALGFALPVEGLRYWLQPSVAPTSRARTMPDPEDPSRPKQIDQDGWTIDYVAYADKPATGVKRVDLNREQPPLNIKLVLDQ
- a CDS encoding tetratricopeptide repeat protein produces the protein MNLSFVKLFLKRPAEAGREPYGEANPVPRGGFARRLMAAAALAAWTLAALPAHAQDPSPDTDDNSVSVQDAFGPDADEQKNLPDVPLSSQIVFQVLAAEVALQRNQPAPAYQTYLALARDTHDPRMAQRATEIALAAQSPTDALAAAQLWQQYAPGSERAAQLDASLLVLSGKPDEASPLLANELAKIKPENRGAGILSLQLLISRGPNRVGGLHVLQDLLKNDMNRPEAQLAIARQQLLADDAPGARKSLEQALALKPDYLPAALTLAQMGPEERAEGIASLEKYVQQNPKSHDARLALAQMYLASDRLDDAQKQFEFMHKNDANDLTPLMALALIKIQQKNYPEAKTYLTQYVQQADKTQGADSGQAYIYLAQIALEQKDEAGAATYLDKIPQTSQQYIPAQITRAQLLEKQGKPDEARKLLANIHALDPRDQALIARTDAAILFDAKRYQEAEARLQQATADFPDDPDLTYDYAMAAEKTGHYDVMEAQLRKLMRTQPDNAQAYNALGYSLADRNQRLQEADKLVEKASALAPNDAFIMDSVGWVKYRLGDNSDAIKILRKAYDLQPNAEIGAHLGEVLWKNGDQEQAKAAWREARKLEPDNDTLLKTLKRFQVNDL